Proteins found in one Amycolatopsis aidingensis genomic segment:
- a CDS encoding methylated-DNA--[protein]-cysteine S-methyltransferase: MTTTGFAVFETALGPCAIAWAEDRVLGAQLPEGSAQRARARMRGRFPAAAETEPPPAVRQAIEGVRALLRGEPGDLAAVALDMSEVPEFHRRVYELARAIPPGQTRTYGEIAHLLGMPGSARAVGQALGNNPFAPIVPCHRILAAGGKAGGFSARGGVDTKRRLLEAEGVYLEEPTLF, translated from the coding sequence ATGACGACGACCGGCTTCGCGGTGTTCGAGACCGCCCTCGGCCCCTGCGCGATCGCGTGGGCGGAGGACCGGGTGCTGGGTGCCCAGCTGCCGGAGGGCAGTGCGCAGCGGGCACGGGCCCGCATGCGGGGCCGGTTCCCGGCGGCCGCGGAGACCGAGCCCCCGCCCGCGGTGCGGCAGGCGATCGAGGGCGTGCGGGCATTGCTGCGCGGCGAGCCGGGTGACCTCGCCGCGGTGGCGCTGGACATGTCCGAGGTACCGGAGTTCCACCGCAGGGTCTACGAACTCGCCAGGGCGATCCCACCCGGCCAGACCCGCACCTATGGGGAGATCGCGCACCTGCTCGGCATGCCGGGATCGGCCCGTGCGGTCGGCCAGGCCCTCGGCAACAACCCGTTCGCGCCGATCGTGCCCTGCCACCGGATCCTTGCCGCGGGCGGCAAGGCTGGCGGCTTCTCCGCCCGCGGCGGAGTGGACACCAAGCGGCGCCTGCTCGAAGCCGAGGGCGTCTACCTGGAGGAACCGACCCTGTTCTAG
- a CDS encoding YqeB family protein, which produces MNTEESRAHTPTVLAEPPWLHALYFLGFPALGAGAGWLLRQLADWALGLAWIPFQGPLELIDSIPEPHLTIGVLAVGALAGLALGFVAQHESLTVTLSPDRVVLDREDTKREFDRAQISAVFREGDRLVLLGRQGKELANNPSGVSTARYAAAFREHGYPWTDGDPHAEEFRRWVPDQPELPTGANALFTARERALREDKSDDVKELRAELAKLGVVVKDGKGKRQYWRLTGPDPRP; this is translated from the coding sequence ATGAACACCGAAGAGTCGCGAGCGCACACGCCGACGGTGCTGGCCGAGCCGCCGTGGTTGCATGCGCTCTACTTCCTCGGTTTCCCCGCGCTCGGGGCCGGCGCGGGCTGGTTGCTGCGGCAACTCGCCGACTGGGCCCTTGGCCTGGCGTGGATCCCGTTCCAGGGACCGTTGGAGCTCATCGACTCGATCCCAGAGCCGCACCTGACCATCGGGGTGCTCGCGGTCGGCGCCCTGGCCGGGTTGGCGCTCGGGTTCGTGGCGCAGCACGAGAGCCTCACCGTCACCCTCTCCCCCGACCGCGTGGTGCTGGACCGGGAGGACACCAAGCGGGAGTTCGACCGCGCGCAGATCAGCGCGGTCTTCCGCGAGGGCGACCGGCTGGTACTGCTCGGCAGGCAGGGCAAGGAACTGGCCAACAATCCTTCCGGGGTGAGCACCGCCCGCTACGCGGCCGCCTTCCGTGAGCACGGCTACCCGTGGACCGATGGCGATCCGCATGCCGAGGAGTTCCGGCGCTGGGTTCCGGACCAGCCCGAGCTCCCCACCGGGGCGAACGCCCTGTTCACGGCGCGGGAAAGGGCACTGCGCGAGGACAAGTCGGACGACGTCAAGGAACTGCGGGCGGAGCTGGCCAAACTCGGCGTGGTGGTCAAGGACGGTAAGGGCAAGCGCCAGTACTGGCGGCTCACCGGTCCGGACCCTCGGCCATGA
- a CDS encoding DinB family protein: MPGNVRPVTDERDALLAFLEQQRDVLRIAAYGLTEEQARATPTASSLSVGGLIKHVTATERGWMDTVLQRTQPVTQEQLDKYGDDFLLGADETLAEIIADSRRAAEETEEIIRGIPDLGRPVPVPDAPWNPKDIEAWSVRWVLLHLIEEIARHAGHADIIRESVDGATAFELMAGAEDWPETPWIKPWQPAAVENS, from the coding sequence ATGCCTGGCAACGTTCGCCCCGTCACCGATGAGCGCGATGCCCTGCTCGCTTTTCTCGAACAGCAGCGTGACGTGCTGCGTATCGCGGCATACGGCCTGACCGAGGAGCAGGCGCGGGCCACCCCCACCGCCAGCTCGCTGAGCGTGGGCGGCCTGATCAAGCACGTCACCGCGACCGAGCGCGGCTGGATGGACACCGTGCTGCAGCGTACCCAGCCGGTGACCCAGGAGCAGCTGGACAAGTACGGCGACGACTTCCTGCTCGGCGCGGACGAGACGCTCGCGGAGATCATCGCCGACTCCCGGCGCGCGGCCGAGGAGACCGAGGAGATCATCCGCGGCATCCCCGACCTCGGCCGGCCCGTCCCGGTGCCGGACGCGCCGTGGAACCCGAAGGACATCGAGGCCTGGTCGGTGCGGTGGGTGCTGCTGCACCTGATCGAGGAGATCGCCCGGCACGCAGGGCACGCCGATATCATCCGCGAGTCCGTGGACGGCGCCACCGCGTTCGAGCTGATGGCCGGTGCGGAGGACTGGCCGGAGACGCCGTGGATCAAACCGTGGCAACCCGCCGCGGTCGAGAACTCCTAG